A stretch of Ammospiza caudacuta isolate bAmmCau1 chromosome 34, bAmmCau1.pri, whole genome shotgun sequence DNA encodes these proteins:
- the ASPDH gene encoding aspartate dehydrogenase domain-containing protein, whose amino-acid sequence MEEQPQTRRVGILGYGQLGQFLVSQLLSHGPSVGLSLAFVWARRWEALEALPPALRLRDLSDLPSTGVDLVVEVAHPCVTQEHGEDILGHADLMLGSPTALADAVTEGRLRAAAARGGHTLYVPRGALWGCEDIARMDRAGTLQALKVTMTKAPGSFRAQGWLSPRVAAAVASGTRTVLYEGPLRPLCPLVPNNVNTMAAAAVAAPHLGFDGVTACLVADPSVPDCHIIDVEVTAVPEGGRSLTVTSTRRNPAEPGRVTGSATRHSFWSSVQACTGHGGCVKIC is encoded by the exons ATGGAGGAGCAGCCGCAGACTCGGCGCGTTGGGATCCTGGGATACGGACAGCTCg ggcagttCCTGGTGTCGCAGCTGCTGTCGCACGGTCCGTCCGTCGGTCTGTCCCTCGCCTTTGTCTGGGCTCGCCGCTGGGAGGCGCTGGAGGCGCTGCCGCCCGCTCTGCGCCTGCGCGACCTGAGCGACCTGCCCAGCAC GGGGGTGGACCTGGTGGTGGAGGTGGCACACCCGTGTGTGACACAGGAGCACGGCGAGGACATCCTGGGACACGCCGACCTCATG CTGGGGTCCCCCACGGCGCTGGCCGACGCCGTCACCGAGGGGCggctgcgggcggcggcggcgcgcggGGGCCACACCCTGTACGTGCCCCGGGGGGCGCTGTGGGGCTGCGAGGACATCGCCCGCATGGACCGCGCAGGGACgctgcag gcGCTGAAGGTGACAATGACCAAGGCCCCCGGCAGTTTccgtgcccagggctggctgtccccGCGCGTGGCGGCCGCGGTGGCCTCGGGGACACGCACGGTGCTCTACGAGGGTCCCCTGCGCCCGctctgtccccttgtccccaaCAACGTCAACACCATGGCGGCCGCCGCGGTGGCAGCGCCGCACCTGGGCTTCGACGGCGTCACCGCCTGCCTGGTGGCCGaccccag tgtccccgaCTGTCACATCATCGATGTCGAGGTCACCGCCGTCCCCGAGGGCGGCCGCTCGCTGACCGTCACCAGCACCCGCCGCAACCCCGCCGAGCCCGGCCGCGTCACCGGCAGCGCCACCCGCCACAGCTTCTGGAGCAGCGTGCAGG CCTGCACGGGACACGGCGGCTGCGTCAAGATCTGCTGA
- the JOSD2 gene encoding LOW QUALITY PROTEIN: josephin-2 (The sequence of the model RefSeq protein was modified relative to this genomic sequence to represent the inferred CDS: deleted 1 base in 1 codon), whose amino-acid sequence MALEDARAPQASLDLGGVLGDQELPDVGGGLPGFGSGVPGVPYHERQRRQLCALHALNNLLQRPWLSQAQADRICQRLAPNSRPNPHRSLLGLGNYDVNVVMAALGMLGLAAVWWDKRRPLERLCVPRVLGFLLNVPSRVTLGALALPLRRPHWLCVRPFGPAFYNLDSKLATPTRIGAEPQLREFLRSALAPAPSELLLVVTRDVEEAGTWLSPE is encoded by the exons ATGGCCCTGGAGGACGCGCGGG CCCCCCAGGCCTccctggatttggggggggtcctgggggaccAGGAGCTCCCCGACGTGGGGGGGGGGCTGCCCggatttgggtctggggtcccgGGGGTGCCGTACCACGagcggcagcgccggcagcTCTGCGCCCTGCACGCCCTCAACAACCTCCTGCAGCGGCCCTGGCTGAGCCAGGCCCAGGCCGACCGCATCTGCCAGCG GTTGGCCCCAAACTCGCGGCCCAACCCCCACCGGAGCCTGCTGGGATTGGGCAATTATGACGTCAACGTGGTGATGGCGGCGCTGGGCATGCTGGGATTGGCGGCCGTGTGGTGGGACAAGCGGCG CCCCCTGGAGCGGCTGTGCGTGCCCCGCGTGCTCGGCTTCCTGCTCAACGTCCCCTCGCGGGTGACGCTGGGCGCGCTGGCGCTGCCGCTGCGCCGC CCCCACTGGCTCTGCGTGCGCCCCTTCGGCCCCGCCTTCTACAACCTGGACTCCAAGCTGGCCACGCCCACCCGCATCGGGGCGGAGCCGCAGCTcag GGAGTTCCTGCGCTCGGCGCTGGCCCCGGCGCCCTCCGAGCTCCTGCTGGTGGTGACGCGGGACGTGGAGGAGGCGGGCACCTGGCTGAGTCCCGAGTGa